One Prolixibacteraceae bacterium DNA segment encodes these proteins:
- a CDS encoding VTC domain-containing protein, which yields MIENIIQELDFRIVTLKELKKKPSFMSRNDKKFIVPETMLPSILTYLQRSFQILSVDGKKIQTYKNVYYDTDNLRCAKDHFRGKRPRLKFRKRNYLLTGESFWEIKRKSARGRMEKSREVVEGEVDGCPDFFSVAKDNEKLFCSLVNRYLRSSFYDFTSCEKVTIDLDLSIYDDGRFISLLKGFAIVEVKGEHFLQSMFCRFLKERAIYPINFSKYCYGIGTLNPNLFPEKRKMITRYLNKKNRNYE from the coding sequence ATGATCGAGAATATAATACAGGAACTAGACTTCCGCATTGTGACTTTAAAAGAGTTGAAAAAGAAGCCCTCTTTTATGTCGAGGAATGATAAGAAATTTATTGTTCCCGAGACGATGTTGCCTTCTATCCTGACGTATCTTCAAAGATCGTTCCAAATTTTGTCTGTTGATGGTAAAAAAATACAAACTTATAAGAATGTATATTACGATACGGATAACTTACGATGTGCGAAAGACCATTTTAGAGGGAAGAGACCACGTCTGAAGTTCCGTAAAAGAAACTACCTCTTGACAGGAGAATCGTTTTGGGAGATCAAGAGAAAGAGTGCTAGAGGGCGAATGGAAAAATCAAGAGAGGTTGTTGAGGGAGAAGTCGATGGTTGTCCTGATTTTTTTTCTGTTGCAAAGGATAACGAAAAGTTGTTTTGTTCGCTGGTAAATAGATATCTTCGCTCTTCGTTTTATGATTTCACGTCTTGCGAAAAGGTGACTATTGATTTAGATCTGTCTATCTATGATGATGGTCGATTTATTTCGTTGCTGAAAGGTTTTGCTATTGTGGAGGTGAAGGGGGAGCATTTTTTACAAAGTATGTTTTGTAGATTTCTGAAAGAGAGAGCTATATATCCTATCAATTTTAGTAAGTATTGCTATGGTATAGGGACACTGAATCCGAACCTCTTCCCAGAAAAACGGAAAATGATAACACGATATTTGAATAAAAAAAATAGAAATTATGAGTGA
- a CDS encoding RelA/SpoT family protein, translating into MIPTNINIKELELQLHNYCLNRLTEEEYHKVEKARLEAHEILSEKTLPDGESYYSHSLGVALIASLEMRLASDSIIASLLHNTVKMQEDQQKYLSKIEATYGATVVTILNGFIKINSLAKDNIAVQSDNFRRLMMTLSGDIRVILVKIADQLRDMRNLHYFPEEKKLLFAHETNYLYAPFAHRLGLYKINSELQDLWLKTIHPEDYDYINKQLEKSGSFRENFVSEFVKPIEKKLLEKGFKFEMKARSKSIYSIWNKMKKKKVDFEDVHDIFAIRIILDSLLEEEKSNCWQVFSIVTEHYQTNPNRLRDWISIPKSNGYESLHTTVLGPGNRWVEVQIRTERMNDMAENGLAAHWRYKGGKGSANIDDWLKSVKEILENPELNPFDFIDEFKTNVYEDELFVFTPKGDLKKLRAGSTLLDFAYDIHSQIGDQCIGGLVNGKKVSIKHVLQNGDHISIETSKNQKPKLDWLDFAVTTKAKSRIKVSLNEEQRKLAEHGKEIVKRKFKNWKIDYNDRVVQEILDHYKIKLSKDFYADIALEKLDILDIKNFINQKIEKDTEQEVTISNIETLLGEDIAQNLNIDGSDDFLVIDNNITNVVYKLSKCCNPILGDDIFGFVTIKEGIKIHRKSCPNAPQMLERYPYRMLKAKWKGENNTKKAFQASIHVTGVDQSNIVGEISQLVSKEVGVQMTSISFDSGNGQIQGVIKVFVHDLDHLDFLIKKLRNAKGINSVSRADG; encoded by the coding sequence ATGATTCCTACAAATATAAACATTAAAGAACTAGAGCTACAACTTCACAACTACTGTTTAAACAGACTCACTGAAGAAGAATATCACAAAGTAGAGAAAGCTCGTCTTGAAGCCCATGAAATACTTTCGGAAAAGACTCTTCCTGATGGAGAATCATACTATTCTCACTCCCTTGGAGTGGCACTGATTGCTAGCCTTGAGATGCGATTGGCATCCGACTCCATCATCGCTTCGCTTCTGCATAACACCGTGAAGATGCAAGAAGACCAGCAAAAGTACCTAAGTAAGATTGAGGCAACCTACGGTGCTACTGTAGTCACAATACTGAATGGATTTATTAAGATAAACTCGTTAGCAAAAGACAATATTGCAGTCCAAAGCGATAATTTCAGAAGGCTAATGATGACGCTTTCTGGAGACATTCGTGTTATCTTGGTTAAAATTGCAGACCAACTTAGGGACATGCGGAATCTACACTATTTTCCAGAGGAAAAGAAGCTTCTTTTTGCGCATGAAACAAACTACCTATATGCCCCTTTTGCACATAGACTAGGACTCTATAAGATCAATTCTGAACTTCAGGATCTATGGCTGAAAACGATTCATCCTGAAGATTACGATTATATCAATAAACAACTTGAAAAAAGTGGCTCTTTTAGGGAAAACTTTGTGTCCGAATTTGTAAAACCTATCGAGAAAAAACTTCTTGAAAAGGGGTTCAAGTTCGAGATGAAAGCAAGATCTAAATCGATCTATTCCATCTGGAATAAGATGAAGAAAAAGAAGGTCGACTTCGAGGATGTACATGATATTTTTGCCATTAGAATCATTCTGGACTCACTCCTAGAAGAGGAGAAATCTAACTGCTGGCAAGTATTCTCTATTGTTACAGAACACTATCAAACAAACCCAAATAGGCTGCGTGACTGGATATCCATCCCAAAATCCAATGGATATGAATCCCTTCATACAACCGTTCTAGGTCCTGGAAACAGGTGGGTAGAGGTTCAGATACGTACCGAACGAATGAATGATATGGCTGAGAATGGGCTTGCAGCACATTGGAGATACAAAGGAGGTAAAGGATCTGCAAATATTGACGACTGGCTAAAATCGGTAAAAGAGATTCTTGAAAATCCAGAACTGAATCCCTTTGACTTTATTGACGAATTCAAAACCAATGTCTATGAAGACGAACTATTTGTTTTTACACCCAAGGGAGACCTTAAGAAATTACGTGCAGGGTCCACACTTCTTGACTTTGCTTACGACATACACTCTCAAATCGGAGATCAATGTATTGGGGGACTAGTAAATGGAAAAAAAGTATCGATCAAACATGTTCTGCAAAATGGCGACCATATCTCCATCGAAACATCTAAGAACCAAAAACCTAAACTGGATTGGCTCGACTTTGCTGTCACCACGAAAGCCAAGTCTCGCATTAAGGTCAGTTTAAATGAAGAACAACGAAAATTAGCCGAACATGGTAAGGAGATCGTTAAACGTAAATTTAAAAACTGGAAGATAGACTATAACGATAGAGTGGTACAAGAGATACTTGATCATTATAAAATAAAATTATCCAAAGACTTTTATGCGGACATTGCATTAGAAAAACTTGATATCTTGGATATCAAAAATTTTATTAATCAAAAGATTGAGAAAGATACAGAACAAGAGGTTACTATAAGCAATATAGAAACTCTTTTGGGTGAAGATATAGCTCAAAATCTTAATATTGATGGTTCCGATGATTTCTTGGTCATTGATAACAACATTACCAATGTTGTATACAAACTGTCTAAATGTTGTAATCCTATTTTAGGAGATGACATCTTCGGTTTTGTTACGATAAAAGAGGGTATTAAAATACATCGAAAAAGTTGTCCTAATGCACCTCAGATGTTGGAAAGGTATCCGTACAGAATGCTCAAAGCAAAATGGAAAGGCGAAAACAATACAAAGAAAGCATTCCAAGCCAGCATCCATGTAACAGGTGTCGATCAATCCAATATCGTAGGGGAAATCTCTCAACTAGTATCTAAAGAGGTCGGGGTTCAGATGACCTCCATCTCTTTTGACTCGGGAAATGGCCAAATACAAGGGGTAATCAAAGTATTTGTACACGATCTAGACCACCTAGATTTCTTGATTAAAAAGCTACGTAATGCCAAAGGTATAAACTCTGTCTCTAGAGCAGATGGATAG
- a CDS encoding BamA/TamA family outer membrane protein, whose product MRKVVFIFLFFVSIFYGLAQEQDTIKSKKLIDKTTHLVSKTLDKVTFTHPKYTFSLYPMAGFGPQYGFQVGLMPVFRFLPKEQPDSSSFYRPTTLIPSFMVSTQGQYSFEIDFLMFTDNRWLVMSNIRIEEVPNKYYGISNNNSEVTPTDYTYINNSWRGEVSKGLTDEFFLGLRFNIVQTKNNLDLDSESDVVPLDSSVYGYDGGFTLGLGPVVRYDSRDDILFPSKGFFGTTYFLAYPNASFNDYHFMEWKTDLRYYYPLKSKNRVMAFQLMTDLEYGDVPFYLMSKLGGKYALRGIEHPFRYIDKNVWFARAEYRQMFKNRFGFTVFSGLGNEFGSNDTKAFKDIKFVYGAGLRFKILPDDNLNFRADIGFGPHGQNSIYLTVLEAF is encoded by the coding sequence ATGAGAAAAGTAGTCTTTATATTCCTTTTTTTTGTATCCATTTTTTATGGACTTGCACAGGAGCAGGATACCATTAAGAGTAAGAAACTTATTGACAAAACTACTCACTTGGTAAGTAAGACCCTAGACAAGGTCACCTTTACACACCCCAAGTATACATTTTCCCTCTATCCAATGGCTGGTTTTGGTCCGCAATATGGATTCCAAGTTGGATTAATGCCTGTATTCAGATTTTTACCTAAAGAACAACCTGATAGTAGCTCCTTTTATCGTCCCACGACTTTGATCCCCTCTTTTATGGTCTCTACCCAAGGACAATATAGTTTTGAGATTGACTTCTTAATGTTTACTGATAATCGATGGTTGGTGATGTCTAACATTCGCATAGAAGAGGTCCCTAATAAATATTATGGTATATCTAATAATAATAGTGAAGTGACTCCCACCGATTACACCTATATTAATAACTCATGGAGAGGTGAGGTTTCTAAAGGGCTGACCGATGAGTTCTTTTTGGGGTTGAGGTTTAATATCGTACAGACCAAGAATAATTTAGATTTAGATTCGGAGTCAGATGTGGTTCCTTTGGATTCGTCGGTTTATGGTTATGATGGTGGATTTACTTTGGGGCTTGGGCCCGTTGTACGTTATGATTCACGAGATGATATCCTTTTTCCATCGAAAGGTTTCTTTGGAACTACATATTTTTTGGCCTACCCTAACGCATCGTTTAATGATTATCACTTTATGGAGTGGAAAACGGATTTACGATACTATTATCCATTGAAGAGTAAGAATCGGGTGATGGCATTTCAGTTGATGACAGATTTAGAATACGGGGATGTCCCATTCTATTTAATGAGCAAATTGGGAGGTAAATATGCTTTGAGGGGAATAGAACATCCATTTCGTTATATAGATAAGAATGTTTGGTTTGCAAGAGCAGAGTATCGACAGATGTTTAAAAATCGATTTGGTTTTACTGTTTTTTCTGGATTAGGGAATGAGTTTGGGTCTAATGATACGAAGGCATTTAAAGATATAAAGTTTGTATATGGAGCTGGTTTGAGGTTTAAAATCCTTCCTGATGATAATTTAAATTTTAGAGCAGATATCGGTTTTGGTCCACATGGACAAAATTCAATATATTTGACCGTTTTAGAAGCGTTTTGA
- a CDS encoding DUF493 domain-containing protein: MLDPYKRLEEILKEDKSWPKPYMYKFIVPNHDDKVNKVKKMMPEPEKVVMRSSKDLKYISISLKTIVNSADDILELYKRIDQVEGVIKL, translated from the coding sequence ATGTTAGATCCATATAAAAGATTAGAAGAGATTCTTAAAGAGGACAAGTCTTGGCCAAAACCATATATGTATAAGTTTATTGTCCCAAATCACGATGACAAAGTAAACAAAGTGAAGAAAATGATGCCTGAACCAGAAAAGGTGGTAATGAGAAGTTCAAAAGATTTAAAATATATCTCTATCTCTCTTAAAACCATCGTAAATAGCGCAGACGATATCTTGGAACTATATAAAAGAATAGATCAAGTAGAGGGAGTCATTAAACTTTAA
- a CDS encoding Cof-type HAD-IIB family hydrolase, translating to MQNRNMWVTDLDGTLLDGQEKLPSQMLDIIPNINENTIKVIATGRNLEKVWKVIDNPKLFNYIIFSSGAGIYNCISGKIIQVNNLRQEDSIEIFNYLDKQSQNFIYTKEVPQNSTLYYKQNYSCDHFTEYVDAHQEELENTLNPFSDKLAQFMAFLPNQKNQIEIHTSRIMEISKNIQVIRATSPIDKDFCWLEIFHQNVSKGKAVQFLSNTLSIDLKDIIGVGNDYNDLDFLEIIGKPYVVDNSPQKIKANFPVVSSNNELGVLEVLKKHNLA from the coding sequence ATGCAGAATAGAAATATGTGGGTTACCGACCTCGATGGAACACTTCTAGATGGGCAAGAAAAGCTCCCATCTCAAATGTTAGATATTATTCCAAATATTAACGAAAATACCATCAAAGTCATTGCTACTGGACGCAACTTAGAAAAAGTATGGAAAGTGATTGACAATCCAAAACTATTCAACTATATCATATTCTCTTCTGGAGCTGGAATTTACAACTGTATCTCGGGGAAGATCATTCAAGTAAACAACTTACGACAAGAGGATAGTATAGAGATATTTAACTATCTTGACAAACAATCGCAAAACTTTATATACACCAAAGAAGTACCTCAAAACAGCACCCTTTATTACAAACAAAACTATTCATGTGACCATTTCACGGAATATGTAGATGCTCACCAAGAGGAACTAGAGAATACACTTAATCCATTCTCTGATAAATTGGCTCAATTCATGGCATTCTTACCAAACCAAAAGAATCAAATCGAGATTCATACTTCTCGAATTATGGAGATCTCCAAAAACATACAGGTCATTCGTGCCACTTCTCCTATAGACAAAGATTTCTGTTGGCTCGAAATATTTCATCAAAATGTTTCAAAAGGTAAAGCAGTACAATTTTTGAGCAATACACTCTCTATTGATCTAAAAGATATTATCGGTGTCGGAAACGACTATAACGACCTAGATTTTCTGGAAATTATCGGAAAACCTTATGTAGTAGATAATAGCCCGCAGAAAATAAAGGCTAATTTTCCAGTGGTTTCATCCAATAACGAATTAGGAGTTCTTGAGGTCCTAAAAAAACATAACTTAGCTTAA